In Gossypium hirsutum isolate 1008001.06 chromosome D06, Gossypium_hirsutum_v2.1, whole genome shotgun sequence, one genomic interval encodes:
- the LOC107901723 gene encoding pentatricopeptide repeat-containing protein At2g33760 produces MASFHGNQTTSSTTTLTHSPIYHSIILAGPRLKPLQQIHARIIITGLGRTRSLITKLLSFAYAAASPISYTRSLFFSIPKPDTFLFHSLITLTSKFSFPQESLLYYRRMLVSNISSSNYTFSAVIKSSADLMAFSIGETIHCHVYICGYGLDAYVQAALVSFYAKSGRVMIARKVFDKMPDKTVVAWNSMISGYEQNGFGKEAIELFYLMQDLGVKPDSSTFVSLLSACAQVGAIGLGCWVHEYIARNCFDLNVVLGTALMNMYSRCGNVSKAREVFDSVEEKNIVAWTAMISGYGMHGHGSQAIELFNEMSFDGPRPNNVTFVAILSACAHAGLVDEGRQIFTTMKQEYGLVPSVEHQVCMVDMLGRAGHLNEAYQFVKNISPKEPAPAVWTAMLGACKMHKNFDLGVEVAEHLLSIEPENPGHYVMLSNIYALAGRMDRVEKVRNIMIRNRLKKEVGYSTIDVDHKVYLFSMGDKSHPKTNQIYLYLDELMSRCREAGYIPASESVMHEVEEEEREYALRYHSEKLAIAFGLLKTGSGVAIRIVKNLRMCEDCHTAIKYISIIANREINVRDRLRFHHFKDGSCSCQDYW; encoded by the coding sequence ATGGCAAGTTTCCATGGAAACCAAACAACTTCGTCAACCACCACCCTTACGCATTCACCAATCTACCACTCAATTATCCTAGCAGGCCCACGTCTCAAACCTCTTCAACAAATCCATGCACGGATCATCATCACCGGCTTGGGTCGTACCCGATCTCTCATCACCAAATTACTTTCTTTTGCTTACGCCGCCGCTTCTCCCATTAGCTACACTCGTAGCCTCTTCTTTTCCATCCCCAAACCAGATACTTTTCTCTTTCATTCTTTAATTACTTTAACCTCTAAATTCAGTTTCCCTCAAGAATCCCTTCTCTACTATCGCCGGATGTTAGTATCCAATATTTCATCTTCAAATTACACATTCTCCGCCGTGATTAAATCTTCTGCCGATTTAATGGCTTTTAGTATAGGTGAAACTATTCATTGTCATGTTTACATTTGTGGGTACGGTTTGGATGCTTATGTTCAAGCTGCTCTTGTGAGTTTTTATGCTAAATCTGGTCGTGTGATGATTGCCCGTAAAGTTTTTGATAAAATGCCTGACAAAACAGTGGTAGCTTGGAATTCGATGATCTCAGGTTATGAGCAGAATGGATTTGGAAAAGAAGCAATTGAGTTGTTTTATTTGATGCAAGATTTGGGAGTTAAACCGGATTCCTCAACATTTGTTAGTTTGTTATCTGCTTGTGCTCAGGTAGGTGCAATTGGTTTAGGCTGTTGGGTGCATGAGTATATTGCTAGAAACTGTTTTGATCTGAATGTGGTGCTTGGTACggcattgatgaatatgtattcGAGATGTGGAAATGTTAGCAAAGCAAGAGAAGTTTTTGATTCAGTGGAGGAAAAGAATATTGTTGCTTGGACTGCTATGATTTCAGGGTATGGAATGCATGGTCATGGCAGCCAAGCGATTGAGTTGTTCAATGAAATGAGTTTTGATGGTCCACGACCCAATAATGTTACATTTGTTGCGATCTTGTCGGCTTGTGCTCATGCAGGGCTCGTAGATGAAGGGCGCCAGATATTTACCACCATGAAGCAGGAGTATGGATTGGTGCCATCCGTGGAGCATCAGGTTTGTATGGTGGATATGCTTGGGCGTGCCGGACACTTGAACGAAGCATATCAGTTTGTCAAAAACATATCACCTAAAGAGCCAGCTCCAGCAGTCTGGACCGCGATGCTTGGGGCTTGCAAGATGCATAAGAATTTCGATCTTGGAGTAGAAGTGGCAGAGCATCTTTTAAGCATCGAGCCTGAAAATCCTGGCCATTATGTAATGCTTTCGAATATCTATGCATTAGCTGGTAGGATGGATCGAGTGGAAAAGGTCCGAAACATAATGATAAGAAATCGTTTGAAGAAGGAAGTTGGTTATAGCACAATAGATGTTGATCATAAGGTTTATTTATTTAGCATGGGTGACAAGTCCCATCCCAAGACAAATCAAATTTATCTGTATTTAGATGAGTTGATGAGTAGGTGCAGAGAAGCTGGCTATATACCGGCATCGGAATCTGTGATGCATGAAGTGGAAGAAGAGGAGAGGGAATATGCCCTTAGATATCACAGTGAGAAGCTCGCAATAGCATTCGGACTATTAAAAACCGGCTCCGGTGTGGCCATCAGGATTGTCAAGAACCTTCGAATGTGCGAGGACTGTCACACTGCcatcaaatatatctcaattATTGCTAATAGAGAGATTAACGTTCGTGATAGACTTCggtttcatcattttaaagatGGCTCGTGCTCTTGTCAAGACTATTGGTGA